A DNA window from Schistocerca gregaria isolate iqSchGreg1 chromosome 2, iqSchGreg1.2, whole genome shotgun sequence contains the following coding sequences:
- the LOC126336118 gene encoding uncharacterized protein LOC126336118 gives MVRIIITEDLGMTKICAKMVPKNLAPKQRETRKNVAPDMLELREINPELLNRVITGGESFFFFFQYDPQTKRQSSQWCSNGSPRPKKARMSKSKVKCMLVCFFDSKGIVHKEWVPPGQTVIQYYYKEILERLHKRVLRVLVNIAYDWILHHNNVPSRTALVKTAVKGHHFQTTQDAQKAVTRVLEDITEDEFQTCYHQRQKRWRKSVQSGGNYFEGDNTKLD, from the exons ATGGTTCgtataataataactgaagatcttggtatgacaaagatttgtgcaaaaatggtccccaaaaatctcgcaCCAAAACAGCGAGAAACGCGGAAAAATGTGGCACCCGATATGTTAGAGCTAAGGGAAATCAATCCGGAATTGTTgaaccgtgttatcactggtggtgaaagttttttttttttttttcagtacgatccacagacaaaacgccaaagttcgcaatggtgctcaaatggATCACCCAGACctaaaaaagctcgcatgtcaaagtcaaaagtgaaatgcatgcttgtgtgcttctttgattccaagggaattgttcataaagagtgggtgcctcctggacaaacagttatccaatattactacaaagaaattttagagagacttcataaaagagttcttcgtgtccttgTGAACATTGCTTatgattggattctgcatcacaataatgtgCCATCCCGTACTGCCCT agtcaaaacggcggtcaagggacaccatttccaaacaacacaagatgcccaaaaagctgtgacgagggtcttggaggatattacagaagatgagttccagacatGTTACCATCAACGGCAGAAGCGCTGGAGAAAGTCTGTGCAGTCaggagggaactactttgaaggagacaacactaaacttgactaa